One window of Phalacrocorax carbo chromosome 1, bPhaCar2.1, whole genome shotgun sequence genomic DNA carries:
- the USP16 gene encoding ubiquitin carboxyl-terminal hydrolase 16 isoform X2 — MGKKRIKGKTAQSESLDTPEPVCKHIRKGLEQGHLKKALLNVEWHVCQDCKADNKTQEKSEEETDESPSIWLCLKCGHRGCGRNSQEQHALKHYTTPRSEPHCLVLSLDNWSVWCYICDNEVLYSTSTRLGQTVDYVRKQVCADSSRTEKQENKEFENKKVEKDIKNEQEKEVSLKEENSHTSTNSEVTVKGLSNLGNTCFFNAVMQNLSQTPVLRELVKEVKMPGTTVKIESPELFMEPQLIKLDQPGPLTVAMYQFLTEMQEPKKGVVTPKELFAQVCKKAIRFKGYQQQDSHELLRYLLDGMRAEVVQQISVGILKALTDSNKQNEEEIKKKIKEYEKKKGIQSFVDRIFGGELTSTIMCEECRTVSLVHESFLDLSLPILDDQKVKITNERNVKKTKDAPEEEEDKNNDCYLKQRDEPPGTSKHLQKKAKKQAKKQAKSQRRQQKLQGKVLHLTDICATEQSEKDVENNQESEAEINSETPDMKQEEESSNDCKDHCLTQKDLSIQGNSTEVQSMHGNTGKPEQECVENEFLMDLPMEDLDSPIKFLNGLDNSSLKDEDDENEDEEEFTTDFSKLHLDTSAESDTNIFDDLQTAPIKLREVSTEDPETAFCTLANREDLNPEEGSIHHCLCQFTRNEKLTENNKLLCEICTQRHYGPKKNMKSEKYVYTNAQKQMLISLAPPILTLHLKRFQQAGFNLRKVNRHIKFPEVIDLAPFCTVKCKNVAEGHTKVLYSLYGVVEHSGTMRSGHYTAYAKMRSMNNHLSDLVLRGQSPQALETEPVKGQWFHISDTHVQAVSASKVLSSQAYLLFYERLL; from the exons ATGGGGAAGAAACGCATCAAAGGCAAAACTGCACAATCTGAGTCTCTGGATACTCCGG aaCCTGTATGCAAGCATATTCGTAAAGGACTGGAGCAAGGTCATCTGAAAAAGGCACTGCTGAACGTGGAATGGCATGTTTGTCAGGACTGCAAAGCAGACAATAAGACACAAGAGAAATCTGAGGAGGAGACTGACGAAAGCCCTTCAATATGGTTATGTCTGAAATGTGGCCATAGG GGCTGTGGCAGAAATTCTCAAGAACAGCATGCTTTAAAGCATTATACAACACCAAGATCGGAGCCCCATTGTTTGGTTCTCAGTTTGGACAACTGGAGTGTGTG GTGCTACATATGTGATAATGAAGTCCTATACAGCACTTCAACCCGATTGGGTCAGACTGTGGATTATGTTAGAAAACAAGTTTGTGCTGACTCATCACGTACAG aaaaacaagagaacaaagaatttgaaaataaaaaagtagaaaaagacatcaaaaatgagcaagaaaaagaagtctCGCTTAAAGAAGAGAATTCTCATACAAGTACTAATTCGGAAGTGACTGTGAAAGGACTTAGTAACTTGGGGAATACATGTTTCTTTAATGCGGTGATGCAG AATTTGTCACAAACTCCAGTCCTGAGGGAGCTGGTTAAAGAAGTTAAAATGCCTGGTACAACAGTTAAAATTGAGTCACCTGAGTTATTCATG gAACCTCAGCTGATAAAACTAGATCAGCCAGGTCCTTTGACAGTAGCCATGTATCAGTTCCTGACAGAAATGCAAGAGCCAAAAAAAGGGGTAGTTACTCCTAAGGAACTTTTTGCTCAGGTTTGTAAAAA AGCGATAAGATTTAAAGGTTATCAGCAGCAAGACAGTCATGAATTGCTTCGTTACTTACTTGATGGAATGAGAGCAGAAGTGGTCCAG CAAATAAGTGTTGGAATACTGAAGGCACTGACTGACTCtaacaaacaaaatgaagaagaaattaaaaagaaaattaaag aatatgaaaagaaaaaaggaatacaaAGTTTTGTAGATCGAATCTTCGGTGGAGAATTAACCAGTACGATTATGTGTGAGGAGTGCAGAACT gtaTCCTTGGTCCATGAGTCTTTCCTTGATTTGTCACTTCCCATACTGGATGATCAG AAAGTAAAAATTACAAATGAGAGAAAcgttaaaaaaaccaaagatgcACCTGAAGAAGAAGAGGACAAAAACAATGACTGTTACCTTAAGCAGAGAGATGAGCCCCCTGGTACAAGCAAGCACcttcagaaaaaagcaaagaaacaggccaaaaaacaagccaag AGCCAGCGCCGTCAGCAAAAACTTCAAGGAAAGGTGCTTCACTTGACAGATATCTGTGCAACTGAACAGTCAGAAAAAGATGTCGAGAATAACCAAGAATCAGAGGCAGAAATTAACTCTGAAACTCCTGATATGAAGCAAGAAGAAGAATCATCAAATGATTGCAAAGATCACTGCTTAACTCAAAAAGACTTGAGTATACAGGGAAATAGTACAGAAGTTCAGAGCATGCATGGAAATACAGGAAAGCCAGAACAAGAGTGTGTAGAAAATGAGTTTCTCATGGATCTCCCTATGGAAGACTTAGATTCTCCTATAAAATTTCTCAATGGCCTTGACAACTCATCTTTGAAAGATGAGGATGATGAAAATGAAGATGAGGAAGAGTTCACTACCGACTTTTCAAAACTACACTTGGATACCAGTGCTGAATCTGATACGAATATCTTTGATGACCTTCAGACTGCTCCCATCAAGTTGCGTGAAGTGTCAACTGAAGATCCAGAAACAGCGTTTTGTACTCTTGCAAACAGGGAAGATCTGAACCCTGAAGAAGGTTCAATCCATCACTGTTTGTGTCAATTTACCCGTAATGAAAAACTTACTGAAAACAATAAACTACTCTGTGAAATATGTACACAAAGACATTATGGACCAAAGAAGAACATGAAAA gtGAAAAGTATGTTTATACTAATGCCCAAAAGCAGATGCTAATCTCTCTTGCTCCTCCAATTTTAACTCTTCACTTAAAGAGGTTTCAGCAG GCTGGATTTAATCTACGGAAGGTTAACAGGCATATCAAGTTTCCAGAAGTGATAGACTTGGCTCCTTTCTGTACAGTTAAATGCAAA AACGTGGCTGAAGGGCATACAAAAGTACTCTACTCTCTCTATGGAGTTGTGGAACATAGTGGAACAATGAGGTCTGGGCACTACACTGCTTATGCTAAAATGAGAAGCATGAACAACCATCTCTCTGATCTTGTCCTTCGAGGACAGTCTCCTCAAG CTTTAGAAACTGAGCCAGTAAAAGGACAGTGGTTCCACATCAGTGATACCCACGTACAAGCCGTGTCCGCATCGAAGGTGCTGAGCTCGCAAGCCTATCTCCTTTTCTATGAGCGACTGCTGTAA
- the USP16 gene encoding ubiquitin carboxyl-terminal hydrolase 16 isoform X1 encodes MGKKRIKGKTAQSESLDTPEPVCKHIRKGLEQGHLKKALLNVEWHVCQDCKADNKTQEKSEEETDESPSIWLCLKCGHRGCGRNSQEQHALKHYTTPRSEPHCLVLSLDNWSVWCYICDNEVLYSTSTRLGQTVDYVRKQVCADSSRTVEKQENKEFENKKVEKDIKNEQEKEVSLKEENSHTSTNSEVTVKGLSNLGNTCFFNAVMQNLSQTPVLRELVKEVKMPGTTVKIESPELFMEPQLIKLDQPGPLTVAMYQFLTEMQEPKKGVVTPKELFAQVCKKAIRFKGYQQQDSHELLRYLLDGMRAEVVQQISVGILKALTDSNKQNEEEIKKKIKEYEKKKGIQSFVDRIFGGELTSTIMCEECRTVSLVHESFLDLSLPILDDQKVKITNERNVKKTKDAPEEEEDKNNDCYLKQRDEPPGTSKHLQKKAKKQAKKQAKSQRRQQKLQGKVLHLTDICATEQSEKDVENNQESEAEINSETPDMKQEEESSNDCKDHCLTQKDLSIQGNSTEVQSMHGNTGKPEQECVENEFLMDLPMEDLDSPIKFLNGLDNSSLKDEDDENEDEEEFTTDFSKLHLDTSAESDTNIFDDLQTAPIKLREVSTEDPETAFCTLANREDLNPEEGSIHHCLCQFTRNEKLTENNKLLCEICTQRHYGPKKNMKSEKYVYTNAQKQMLISLAPPILTLHLKRFQQAGFNLRKVNRHIKFPEVIDLAPFCTVKCKNVAEGHTKVLYSLYGVVEHSGTMRSGHYTAYAKMRSMNNHLSDLVLRGQSPQALETEPVKGQWFHISDTHVQAVSASKVLSSQAYLLFYERLL; translated from the exons ATGGGGAAGAAACGCATCAAAGGCAAAACTGCACAATCTGAGTCTCTGGATACTCCGG aaCCTGTATGCAAGCATATTCGTAAAGGACTGGAGCAAGGTCATCTGAAAAAGGCACTGCTGAACGTGGAATGGCATGTTTGTCAGGACTGCAAAGCAGACAATAAGACACAAGAGAAATCTGAGGAGGAGACTGACGAAAGCCCTTCAATATGGTTATGTCTGAAATGTGGCCATAGG GGCTGTGGCAGAAATTCTCAAGAACAGCATGCTTTAAAGCATTATACAACACCAAGATCGGAGCCCCATTGTTTGGTTCTCAGTTTGGACAACTGGAGTGTGTG GTGCTACATATGTGATAATGAAGTCCTATACAGCACTTCAACCCGATTGGGTCAGACTGTGGATTATGTTAGAAAACAAGTTTGTGCTGACTCATCACGTACAG tagaaaaacaagagaacaaagaatttgaaaataaaaaagtagaaaaagacatcaaaaatgagcaagaaaaagaagtctCGCTTAAAGAAGAGAATTCTCATACAAGTACTAATTCGGAAGTGACTGTGAAAGGACTTAGTAACTTGGGGAATACATGTTTCTTTAATGCGGTGATGCAG AATTTGTCACAAACTCCAGTCCTGAGGGAGCTGGTTAAAGAAGTTAAAATGCCTGGTACAACAGTTAAAATTGAGTCACCTGAGTTATTCATG gAACCTCAGCTGATAAAACTAGATCAGCCAGGTCCTTTGACAGTAGCCATGTATCAGTTCCTGACAGAAATGCAAGAGCCAAAAAAAGGGGTAGTTACTCCTAAGGAACTTTTTGCTCAGGTTTGTAAAAA AGCGATAAGATTTAAAGGTTATCAGCAGCAAGACAGTCATGAATTGCTTCGTTACTTACTTGATGGAATGAGAGCAGAAGTGGTCCAG CAAATAAGTGTTGGAATACTGAAGGCACTGACTGACTCtaacaaacaaaatgaagaagaaattaaaaagaaaattaaag aatatgaaaagaaaaaaggaatacaaAGTTTTGTAGATCGAATCTTCGGTGGAGAATTAACCAGTACGATTATGTGTGAGGAGTGCAGAACT gtaTCCTTGGTCCATGAGTCTTTCCTTGATTTGTCACTTCCCATACTGGATGATCAG AAAGTAAAAATTACAAATGAGAGAAAcgttaaaaaaaccaaagatgcACCTGAAGAAGAAGAGGACAAAAACAATGACTGTTACCTTAAGCAGAGAGATGAGCCCCCTGGTACAAGCAAGCACcttcagaaaaaagcaaagaaacaggccaaaaaacaagccaag AGCCAGCGCCGTCAGCAAAAACTTCAAGGAAAGGTGCTTCACTTGACAGATATCTGTGCAACTGAACAGTCAGAAAAAGATGTCGAGAATAACCAAGAATCAGAGGCAGAAATTAACTCTGAAACTCCTGATATGAAGCAAGAAGAAGAATCATCAAATGATTGCAAAGATCACTGCTTAACTCAAAAAGACTTGAGTATACAGGGAAATAGTACAGAAGTTCAGAGCATGCATGGAAATACAGGAAAGCCAGAACAAGAGTGTGTAGAAAATGAGTTTCTCATGGATCTCCCTATGGAAGACTTAGATTCTCCTATAAAATTTCTCAATGGCCTTGACAACTCATCTTTGAAAGATGAGGATGATGAAAATGAAGATGAGGAAGAGTTCACTACCGACTTTTCAAAACTACACTTGGATACCAGTGCTGAATCTGATACGAATATCTTTGATGACCTTCAGACTGCTCCCATCAAGTTGCGTGAAGTGTCAACTGAAGATCCAGAAACAGCGTTTTGTACTCTTGCAAACAGGGAAGATCTGAACCCTGAAGAAGGTTCAATCCATCACTGTTTGTGTCAATTTACCCGTAATGAAAAACTTACTGAAAACAATAAACTACTCTGTGAAATATGTACACAAAGACATTATGGACCAAAGAAGAACATGAAAA gtGAAAAGTATGTTTATACTAATGCCCAAAAGCAGATGCTAATCTCTCTTGCTCCTCCAATTTTAACTCTTCACTTAAAGAGGTTTCAGCAG GCTGGATTTAATCTACGGAAGGTTAACAGGCATATCAAGTTTCCAGAAGTGATAGACTTGGCTCCTTTCTGTACAGTTAAATGCAAA AACGTGGCTGAAGGGCATACAAAAGTACTCTACTCTCTCTATGGAGTTGTGGAACATAGTGGAACAATGAGGTCTGGGCACTACACTGCTTATGCTAAAATGAGAAGCATGAACAACCATCTCTCTGATCTTGTCCTTCGAGGACAGTCTCCTCAAG CTTTAGAAACTGAGCCAGTAAAAGGACAGTGGTTCCACATCAGTGATACCCACGTACAAGCCGTGTCCGCATCGAAGGTGCTGAGCTCGCAAGCCTATCTCCTTTTCTATGAGCGACTGCTGTAA
- the RWDD2B gene encoding RWD domain-containing protein 2B produces MTNREEAEIQISELDLLSSMFPYEEEFIVTDQLAVAELKHYVENESAEMPSSKVQFILNVKSEVSNASMVEFSMACALPFKYPTVLPEITVRSSLLSRSQQIHLNSDLKTYLIQNCSGEPCMLSAREWVKDHAAAYIDKEPSSSSVTTSNAMQSEVITFTRLWIYSHHIYNKQKRKNIIDWAKELSLSGFCMPGKPGVVCVEGLQSSCEEFWSRVRRLTWKRILIRHREDVSLEGGGHAEIQKQRKFSTLEEKCFDAHGTRGNHMDLGQLYRFLEEKGCADIFQMYFGVEGH; encoded by the exons ATGACTAACCGAGAAGAAGCGGAGATACAAATTTCGGAATTAGATTTACTTTCTAGCATGTTTCCTTATGAGGAAGAGTTCATTGTGACTGACCAGCTGGCTGTAGCAGAACTAAAGCACTATGTGGAAAATGAATCTGCAGAGATGCCGTCTTCAAAAGTGCAGTTTATACTGAATGTAAAGTCAGAGGTCTCTAATGCCTCTATG GTGGAATTCTCTATGGCCTGTGCATTACCATTTAAATATCCAACTGTTCTACCAGAAATTACTGTGAG gtCATCATTGTTAAGCCGCTCTCAGCAGATTCATCTGAACTCTGACCTAAAAACATATTTGATACAAAACTGCAGTGGAGAGCCCTGCATGTTGAGTGCAAGGGAATGGGTTAAAGACCATGCAGCTGCTTACATTGACAAAGAGCCTTCATCTTCCTCAGTGACAACATCAAATGCCATGCAGTCAGAAGTCATCACGTTCACTCGATTGTGGATCTATAGTCATCACATTTAcaacaagcaaaaaagaaagaatattatCGACTGGGCCAAGGAGCTTTCGCTGTCAGGGTTTTGCATGCCGGGGAAGCCAGGTGTTGTTTGTGTAGAAGGTCTACAAAGTAGTTGTGAAGAGTTCTGGTCAAG AGTACGAAGATTAACGTGGAAAAGAATTCTCATTCGGCACAGAGAAGATGTTTCTTTGGAAGGTGGAGGACATGCTGAgattcagaaacaaagaaagttctccactttggaagaaaaatgttttgatgcaCATGGCACCAGAGGAAATCATATGGATTTGGGGCAGCTCTATCGGTTTCTAGAAGAAAAAGGGTGTGCtgacatttttcaaatgtaCTTTGGGGTTGAAGGGCATTGA